The window AATTCCTTTAGAAAAAAAAGCACCCTTTGAAGCCTTTATTGAAAATGCTTCAAAGGGCGGTATAAGTTTAGTCTTTCCAGCCTATACTTAAAGATAGTGTTGAAACTGAAGCCGCCGTATTTATTGCGTCTTCAATGCCGGGTGATTGGTTGGTAAGCGTAGGAGAATTGGCTTCCGCTTCTGCAAGAGTTGCGACTGATGCCGGTAAAACTTCATTAGCCTTGATATTTTGAGCCGGAGTTACCATCCCTGTATCGCTTATAATAACAGAGTCGCCGATATTTACCCTTGTTTCAATTCCATCATTGTTTACATACGACCATATTCCGCTTGTTCCGATTAAAAGACCGTCAGAACCGATCTCTCCCGATGTTCCGCGAACGGAAGCTGTTGCAACAGGTGTTTTTACCTTAAACTCAACCTTTTTTGTTGAAGCCGGTTTTACATCGGCCTTTACGGAACCTACATTTAAGTAAACTTCCGAAGAAACGGTTTCATTCTTTTCGGCGATTTCTTCGATTGTAAGCCTTGTCATAGGTTTAACCGTAATAACGGAACCGTCAATCTTTAAAGTCAGTTCGGATTTAAACCCTGTCGAAATCATAAGTCCCGATGTTATTTTGTTTCCAGCCCTTGCAGGAATCCATTTTCCGCCTTGCTTTATTTCAGCCTTTCCCTTGACTGCAACAACCTCACCGCTAATAGCCAAAAGCGGAGTTAACATAAAGCAAACCAAACTAATAATAAGAAATACCTTTTTCATCTTTTTCTCCTATAAAAACTTTTTGCAGGAAATATCAATTTCCGAAAAAAGTTTTTTCAAGCGGTTTGTAAACAAACCGCATACAACCACATGATGTTTTGTGCTTTGCACAAAACTCGAAGATAAACAGAGAGGCAGAATTCCTGCCGAGCTGTTTATCATATCTCCTATAAAAATCTTAGAACGAAATGATGCCCTTTAATTTGAACACTGCATCAAACTTACCGTTTTTTCCCACAAACATACCTAGATCGGTACTAATGGATATATCTTGAAGTATTGTATAATTGGCAGACACATTCCACTCAAAACCGGCAAAATTGCTTCTACCCTTAGGTTGAGTTGCTGCATAAGCCATAATAGCTGCTTCCGTACTTAAAAACAAATTTTTTACAGGTTTTATGCTGCCATCTAAACTTATTTTCAATAAATCCGTAGGCTCCATAAAGTTAACCTTTGACATAGTTGAAAGCGTAAAAGATTTAAAGCTCATCTTGCCGCCTGAAAATAATTGCATTTTTAAACCTAGTTTTGAATCGTATTTTTCAAAATAGTAGTCCAGTTCTCCTTTTAAAAAAAAGCCTGTTTGCGGTTTTCTTTTGTCCCGTGTTAAAATGGATGTTGATACTGATGCAAGGTAAAAAAGTCTATTAACTATCGGACCGTTTACCGATATTGAGGCATAATTATTTGTTGTCTTCGGATTTTCCGTTGCCATGAACGAGTTCAAATCAAAGTCAATGGCATGACGCAATGATTGAAAAGGAACGTGAAACAAAGCAGACATATGAACAAAAGACGGTGCAAGATTGTAAATTTTTGTTTGCTTCTTTAATATTGATGTTATACCTGCTGCATTGATAGGATTTACATAGGAGTTTAAAAGCCCTGTGTATCCTAGGTTAAAATATGTTGAAAAATTAGTTTTATTGTATGCTATATATACACCATCAATGTTTTGATTTAAAATTACAGCAGTTATATCGGAGATATTGTACCTGCCGGCGTCAATGGTCAAACTGTCATTACCTATGGGGACTAGGAATGAGAATTTAAGCATATCCAAATTAACAATATGATCTAAATCCAACTTTCCATCAGGTTTTATAGGCTTTTTTAAATTGAACAAATATGAAGACTGAATAGCAAAATTATAATTCCCTTCTTTATCGAGATTTTGTTTAGCCCAAAGAGACAGACTATCGAAATGAGATAAGTTTGTTTTGTTTTTACCAAGGTCAATGCCGAGACCCGTTTTAAGCATTCCGCCTCCTTCAAAGGCTGAAAGGTTTAATGCAATAATTAAAAACAAAAATATAAACAATTTTACTTTTTTCATTATCTATCCTCCTTACTTGTCCTCTTTAGGCATTATTTTGGCCAATAGATTGATTGCGGTAAACGGCGTAATATGTGAAGACGGAACCGTTTTATGGGGAATCAGCTTCATTGTTTTAAGCTGTCTAAAAGCGTAGTGCGGATTTTTTGCAATTCCATACCATAAGCCATGCTCTATCGAAGAATACTGCAAAGCCAAATTAGAAAATTCGTCAAATCTAATAGGCTCATCATGCTTTTTATTTTCGAACATTTTAAGCCCCTTAAATTTATTAAAGGCCGTTTCATAGGAGCTCTTATCATCGACTTCTCCGGTAGAAGTACCTACAAGATAGCATGCCTGTCCTATTGTTAAGGTCTTTGATGCTAAAATCTCATCCACCTTTTCTGCCGATTGAGCAAAAAGAATTGCTCCAATACCTAAATATATAAGAATTGTTGATATTCTTTTCATACAGCCTCCCTTATTTATTACAGTTTTACTTATATATAAGTATATCACAAAAAATAAAAAACAACAATCGGAATATAAAAAAAATGAAATTATTTTCTTCTTGAAATTTTATTTTTTTTGTTGTATGGTGATTATAAGGCGGGAGGGATTATGGCAGCGGGAAAACAGCTGATTAAAGAAAACAGTGCCTATATAGATATTTTGCCGGAATGGGCACAGGAGCTTTCCAGAAAATATTGCTCAAAAACGGCAAACCTTTACTTTGTGCATGGAAATATAAGGGATTTTTTACCCCATCAAATAACCGAATACGGGCATAACTTCTTGTTCGTAAAAATAAGAGACTATATTTCCGAAGTTTTGTTTGGAAATCAGGACATAATAGTGTATTACGATAAGTCCGGAGGCGTTTCTTTTTGTACTTCCGATATGGAAAGAGCCTATCTTGAGACAATGCATATGACTTATCCTGATGTACCTCCCGAAAACTTTTTATCCCGCGATCCTGAGGAGGCTTTTTCTTACCTTGAAAGGTATTTTGTTCTAAATTTCGGCAAGAATTTGAGGATTGTTCTTATCGTAGATTATGCCGAAACCATAATTCCTGCCGATGAGATCGGAAATTTGGATGAAACCGATAGGTACTGCCTTGTTACCCTAAACAGATGGTCCCATGAGCCTTCTTTTACTCGGGAAGATATCTCGATAATAATGCTTACCGAAAACCTGACAGACCTAAACCCCCGTCTTACAGCTTCTCCTTCTACAATAAAGGTGCGTATTCCTCTGCCTGATGCAGCCGTAAGGGTTAATTTTTTAGAACATTTACGACGGACTGAAGAAATCCTTTTAGCTGAGCGGGGCTTGAGTCCTGAAAGAATGGGCGCTTTAACCTCCGGTTTAAACCTATTAAATCTTTACCAGCTTGTAGGAGAGTCTTATCAGGACGACAAGCCTATAAGTTTGGATTATTTGGCAACAAAGAAGAGGGAGATTATCGAAAATGAAGCCGGAGGCCTCTTGGAATTTATAGATACGGATTATGACCTCTCCCTTGTTTCGGGTCATGATTTTGTAAAAAAGCGCTTTAAAATTGCGGCTAAGGCTTTAAAGGCCGCCCGAACCGATGTTCTTCCCATGGGATATCTTATCTCCGGCCCAATAGGCACGGGAAAGACCTTTATAGTGTCGGCCTTTGCCGGCGAAATAGGCATTCCTATGGTGCGTTTACGCAATTTCCGCTCTCAATGGCAGGGGGCTACCGAATCGAATCTTGAAAAGGTGCTGAATATTTTGAGGGCTATGTCGCCTGTGGCTGTGATGATAGATGAGGCCGATGTTGTGCTCGGAAACCGCACTGCTAACGATATATCCGGTACTTCGAGCAGGGTTTTTGCTCAAATAGCAAATTTTATGGGAAACACGGCTTACAGGGGAAAGATAATCTGGTTTTTGATTACCTGCCGCCCCGACCTGATTCCCGTCGACTTAAAAAGGCAGGGCAGGGCTGAAGAACATCTGGCTCTTTTTTACCCCGAAACCGATGCCGAAAGGCTCGACCTTTTTGAAACCCTTCAAAGAAAGCTCCGCATCAAGCTCCATGATGTAAATTTAAATTCGATAATAAAAAAGATTAAATTCGATGTATCCGGTGCTGATATAGAAGCCATACTTGTGCGTGCTAAGATGAACGCCACTGTAGAAGGCAGGGCAATGGTTATACAAAAAGACTTGGAAGAAACTATAGCCGATTTTATTCCGCCTTCTTATCCTTATGAGATAGAGCTGCAAAATTTAGTTGCAGCAATCGAGTGCACAAGCAAGGAGATGGTTCCGAAAAAATACCAATCCATGCAGCGCTCTGCCATGTCTTCGGAAATTTTCGAAATAAAACAGCTTTTAGGAGAAAAATAATTTAATATCGGCTTGACACGCTATATATAGTGTGTTATCCTGTAGTGTATAATTAGATACGCTATTTTTGGGAGGGAGGGATGCCGGCTTTTAGGCATCCTGTAAGTAAAATATGAGATGTCCGCATTGCGGAAACTGCGATGATAAGGTTATGGAATCAAGAACTCTGGCTCAAGGGGATTGTATCCGAAGGAGACGGGAGTGTCTTGCCTGCGGTTACCGCTTTACAAGTTATGAGCATATTGAAGAAAAACCTTTTATGGTTATCAAAAAAGACGGCCGCAGGGAGCCCTTTGACCGAAAAAAGCTTGAAAAAGGTATTGAACGAGCTCTTGAAAAGCGGCCTGTTTCCTTAAACAGTATAGAAAATATTGTTACTGAAATTGAAGATCAAGCTGTTTTAAATTCCGGTCTTAACAAAGAAATAGAAACTACTGTTTTAGGCGAAATGGTTCTATCTCATTTGTATTCAATAGACAAGGTGGCATATATCCGCTTTGCCTCCGTTTATAAACAATTCAGCAACTTGGATGAATTTGTAAACGAGGTAAAAAAAGTAAGAAAATAAATGATGTAAATAAATTGGGAGGTATTAAAAGTTATGGAGGAAAAAACTACAAATCAAACGGTTTTTCCTGAATGGAAGTCCTTTTTAGGGACAATGGAGAAGGCAAAGCCTGAAATTTTGCGCTCGGTAGTAAAACGTTCGGGAGAAATTGAGGCGTATAATCGAAAAAAAATAGAACAGGCAATCAATAAGGCTATAACCGCAGTTGAAGGCAGCCCAAATGATGAAAAAGCTGTGTTTTTAACGGACAAGGTCGAAGAAAAGCTTAAAAATATTATGGCATCCCGTTATGCTCATTCTATTCCGGCAATAGAAGAGATTCAGGACGTTGTAGAGCTTGTTTTAATTGAACAGCAGGAAGCCCGTCTCGCAAAGGCCTATATCCTTTACAGGGCAAAGAGGGAGGCCGTACGGGATGCGGAAAGCCTCATGCTGAATATAAACAGCACCATGGACGGATATTTAAGTCAATCCGACTGGCGCGTAAAAGAAAATGCCAACGTAAACTTTTCTTTAGGCGGTCTTATTCTCCATAACTCAGGTACTATTACGGCAAACTATTGGCTTAAAAATATTTATACACCTGCCATTGCCGAAGCCCATATAACTGCAGCCTTTCATATTCATGACCTTTCAATGTTTTCAGGCTACTGTGCAGGCTGGTCCCTTAGGCAGCTTATCCATGAGGGCTTAGGCGGGGTTCCCGATAAGATTACCTCAAAGCCTCCCAAGCATTTATCGACACTTATTCAGCAGATAGTCAACTTTTTAGGCATTATGCAGAACGAGTGGGCTGGAGCTCAAGCCTTCAGCTCCTTTGACACATATTTGGCTCCCTTTGTAAAAAAAGATAAGATGAGTGAAGCCAACGTAAAACAGTGCCTTCAAAGCTTTGTTTACGGTGTAAACACTCCCAGCCGCTGGGGTTCTCAGGCTCCATTTACGAATATAACCTTGGACTGGGTATGTCCGCCCGACCTTGCAAACCAAAAGGCTGTTGTCGGGGGCGAAACACAGGATTTTACATACGGTGACTGTCAAAAAGAAATGGATATGATAAATAAGCTCTTTATTGAACTTATGCTTGAAGGAGATGCCGCAGGACGAGGTTTCCAATATCCAATTCCCACTTACAATATAACCTCCGATTTTGACTGGTCAAGTCCGAATGCAAAACTGCTTTTTGAGATGACTGCCCGATACGGTACGCCCTATTTTCAAAACTTTATAAATTCCGACCTAAATCCCGGGGATGTGCGTTCCATGTGCTGCCGTCTTCAACTCGATAAAAGGGAATTGCGTAAAAGAGGAGGCGGACTTTTCGGCTCCGATGAGTTTACAGGATCCATAGGGGTAGTTACGATAAATATGCCTCAAATCGGGTACCTGTCAAAAACCGAAAAGGACTACTTTGACCGCTTGGACTACCTCATGGACATCGCAAAGCAAAGCCTTGAGATAAAGCGGAAGGTAATCGAAAAGCTACTGGAGGGAGGCCTTTTCCCGTATACAAAAAGGTATTTACATCATCTAAACAATCACTTTTCGACTATAGGAATTTGCGGTATGAACGAGTCCTGCCTAAACTTTTTGGGTGAAGATATTGTAAGCCCGAGGGGAAAGGCCTTTGCCGAAAAGGTCTTAACCTATATGAGAAACCGCCTTGCAGACTTCCAAGAAGAAACGGGCAGCTTATTCAATCTTGAAGCAACCCCGGCTGAAAGTACTTCTTACAGACTGGCTCGCCACGATAAAAATCAGTTCCCCGATATAATAAGTTCGGGAGATGCCGAGCCTTATTACACCAACTCAAGCCAGCTTCCCGTTGCCTATACTACCGATGTTTTTGAAGCCTTGGATCATCAAGAAAGTTTACAGCGTAAGTATACGGGAGGCACGGTTTTTCACATATTCTTGGGTGAATCTATCAAGGATTGGGAATCTTGCAGGGATTTGGTTAAGGCTGTTGCAAACAATTACCGTATTCCCTATTTTTCGATTTCGCCGACATTTTCGATATGTCCTGTTCACGGCTATCTTGAGGGCGAACATTTTGAGTGCCCTTATTGCAAGCGAGAAAAACAGGCAAAACTTGAACTGAAACTGGCCGAGCTTGAAAAAGAAAAGGCCGAGGTCTTGAGTGTTTCTTCTAAGATTTAAATTTTTTAGAAGTAATGGTAAAAATAGATTCTTCATGGAGGAAAAAAATGAAGCAAAAAAAGGTTGATCCTTCAAAGATGTTAGGAGCTTTACGCACGGTAATAATACTTGTCGTAATTGCTCTTATAGCTTTTTCGGGAATAAAGGTTATTCCTACAACGGATAACGGAGTTGTTACCCGTTTCGGTAAATATACAAATACCCTTTCACCGGGGCTTAATTTTGTAATTCCCTTTGTAGATCGGGTTTATAAGGTTCCAGTTAAAACCGTTCAAAAGGAAGAATTCGGTTTTAGAACTTCCAAGGCAGGAGAAAGGAGCGAATATCAAAATTCCATGCTTAATGAGTCCTCGATGCTTACGGGAGACCTAAACATCATAAATGTTGAATGGGTTATTCAGTATAAAATAGTGGACCCTAAGGCTTGGCTTTTTAATGTTGACGAAGATCAAAGAAATAAAACCGTCAGAGATGTTTCAAAATCCGTTGTCAACAGCTTGGTAGGGGACAGGGCTATAATGGACATAATCAGCTTGGATCGTGACAGCATTGCAGTTTTAGCACAAGAAAAAATGAACGAAAAATATAAGCAGATCGGTCTTGGAATTTCCGTTTCCTCGGTACAATTGCAAAACATTGTCCCTCCTCATGAAGTTCAAGCTGCCTTTGAGGATGTAAACATAGCAATTCAGGATATGAACAGGCTCATAAACGAAGGAAAAGAAGCCTACAATAAAGAGATTCCTAAGGCAAAGGGTGAAGCTCAAAAAATGATTGAAGAAGCTAGGGGCTATGCTTCCGAAAGAATAAACAAGGCAAAGGGAGATGTTGCCCGTTTTAACGCCGTTTATTCGGAATATGTAAAGGCTCCCGATATTACTAGGAGAAGGCTGTACCTTGAAACTCTCGATGCTATTTTTAAAAATAATGAAAATGTTACCCTCATAGACAAAAACTTAAAAAACTTTTTACCTTTAAAAGAATTAAATAAAGGAGGCAACTGATTTTTATGGAAAACTATGAAAATACCGAAAACGGAAACACTGAAGATGTAAGATTTGAAAGTCCTTCTTCCAAAAATAAGATAAAACCCGAAAAAAACAAAAAAGACAAAAAAGGTTTCGGATTGTTTTTCTTTGTGGTTATACTTCTTGTTTTGTTTTTTTTCCTAAAACCTTTTTATATTTTAAATGAGGGCAATGTTGCCATTATAACGAAATTCGGAGCTGTAGTAAAAACGGAAAAAGAGGCCGGGCTTCATTTTAAAATGCCCTTGATTCATACCGTAAACAAATACACGGCAAAACTCTTACGTCTTGACGGCGATCCACAAAAGATTCTTACTTTAGAAAAACAGTATCTTAAGGTAGATACTACCAGCCGATGGCGTATAGTTGACGTAAAAAAGTTTTATGAATCCCTTACAACCTATGATAGCGCTTATTCCCGCCTTTCGGATATTGTAGATTCATCTGTTAGAGATATTATTTCTGTAAACAGTCTTGCCGATGTTGTACGAAGTTCAAATATTATAAATGAAAGCAAAAAAACGGAAGAGTTTAACCTTGAAAATGCCGAAGTTGACCTTGGTTCCTTAAAGACGGAAAAAGTAAACTTCCCTGTGATAAAAAAGGGCAGGGAAACTCTGGCTGATGAAATTTTGGCCAAGGCCAATAGCCAGCTGGGTGAATTCGGCTTGGAGGTGGTTGACCTGATTTTTAAAGGAATTAAGTATTCGGATGAGCTTGAAAATTCCGTATTCAGCCGCATGATAAAAGAAAGGAATCAGATCGCCGGAACCTTTAGGTCTACAGGCGACGGTGAAAAACTTAAAATCTTAGGAGAGTTGGAAAACGAAAAGCGGACTATCCTGTCGCAAGCCTATGCCGAGTCAGAAAGGATAAAGGGAGATGCCGATGCAAAGGCTGTTGCAATCTATGCCGAAAGCTACGGTAAGTCTCCCGAATTCTACAGCTTTTGGAAAAGCATGGAGATTTATAAAAATTCCTTGCCCGAGACCGAAAAAGTCCTCTCAACGGATATGGAATATTTTCAGTATCTGTATAGGCATTAACATTAGAAGAAGTTTTTCCGATATTATATAGGAGGTACGATAAACAGCTCGGCAGGAATTCTGCCTCACTGTTTATTGATTGTATGGGAGGTAAAAATTTTGAGAAGAAGCGGAACTATAGGACGTATTATTGTTCTTTTGATATTGATTGTTTTACTTGTGTTCGGAGGCCTATTGTGGTTTGATTATTTAGGCCTAATCAGCTCAAGGAGCTTGTTTTCTCCTATTTACTCCTTTTTCGGTTTAAAAACGCCTGAGGGTATTGCCCCCTTAGATTCCGATGAAATGGCAAATTTGGAAAATGACCGCTACGAAAAACGCTTGATGGCCTTAGAGCTGCGTTCTCAGGAATTGGATAAGCGGGAGGAAGATGTTCAAACTCAGGAAAACGAAAATAAACAGGTTGCCGAAGAGCTCGATGACCGCAGGTTGGCTATAGAAGAAAAAGAAAAGAACTATAATCTTTTGGTTGTGGAACGGGATGCCCGTGAGGCGAACATAATCCAAATCGCTAAATATATAAACGGTATGCCCCCTGAAAAAGCCGTTTCAAATCTTATAGCCATGGACGATCAGGATATAATTGACGTGCTTAGGGCTGTAGAAAAAATAGCTGCAGAAGAAGGTAAAAACTCTTCGGTTGCTTATTGGTTTTCTTTGATGCCGGCCTCCAGGGCTGCGGAGATTCAGCGTAAGATGGCAAATAAGCCTGTTACCTTCCCGTAATCGGTAATTTAAAATTCAAGCATGTTTTTTCCGACGATTTCTTTTGCAGTTTTTTTTCTCTCAGTCTTTTTTTTATACTGGTATATTTTTAGGCAGGAAAAAGAACGTAAAATCCTTTTAACGGCCGCCTCTTATTTTTTCTATGCAATGTGGGATTGGCGTTTTTGTATTCTGCTTTTTGTTTTTACCCTTATAAATTATTTTTACGGTTTTCTTCTCGATAAAGAAAAAAATTATGCTCCTCGAAAGGCTATCGTAATCATTATCTGTATTATCGATATTTTATATCTGGGATTTTTTAAATACCTTTACACCCTGCTCTCATATTTAAACCAATTTTTTCCGGATATGTTTGTTAATTCTACTCTTTTAACTCTGCGTTCTTGGTCTCTTTTGGTTCCTGTTGGAATTTCTTATTATACTTTTCGATGTATGAGTTATGTCTTCGATATTTATCTTTGTAAGATAAGGCATGTAAAATCTTTTTGGGATTTTTTACTCTATGTATCGTTTTTTCCTCAGCTGTCCTCAGGGCCGATTGTTCAGGCCGAGTATTTTTTTAAGGACCTTCCTCGGGCACTTAACTGCGATAATGAAAAAGGAGCAAAACCCATAGCCTTTGACCGTGCTATCGTGTTTTTAATTTCAGGCTTGTATAAAAAAATGATAATTTCAAATTTTTTGACCATACTCGTTACCGATAAAATTTTTGCAAATCCTTCATTTTATAATACATGGGAGCTTATTTTCGGACTACTATGTTATACGATAATTATCTACGCAGATTTTTCGGGCTACAGCGACATGGCGATAGGTATAGGAATCCTTTTGGGATTTAATACGCCTGCAAACTTTAACCGTCCCTATGTTTCAAAGTCTATCACCGAGTTTTGGAGAAGGTGGCATATAAGTTTTTCTTCTTGGCTTAGAGATTATCTTTATTTTGGCCTAGGCGGCTCCCGATTCGGTCTTGCCAGAGCTCTCTTTGCGCTTTTTTTTACGATGCTCATTGCAGGACTTTGGCACGGGGCTTCATGGACATTTTTAATATGGGGAGCTATGCAGGGGACAATGCTGTGTATCGAAAAGATTTTTTCGGAAATAAAAGAACGTAAAGCTATAGGAGAAGAAATTTTAGATGAAGAAAAAGACGCAAAAAAAAGTTTTGATTTTTTGAGAATTATACCGGTTTTTATATTCGTAAATATCAGCTGGCTTGTGTTTTTTTCGCCGTCACTATCGGAACTGAGTTTATATTTAAGATCTCTTGGCAATATTTCTCAGCCATTTCAAATTATAAGTCCATTTATTCTTTTAATCTTTTTTGCAGGCCTTTCTTTGCAGCTTCCTTCGGAAAGTTTAAGGAAAAAAGCTTTTACAATATATAGCCGTCTTCCGATGATTGTTAAGGTTGT of the Treponema denticola ATCC 35405 genome contains:
- the hflC gene encoding protease modulator HflC gives rise to the protein MENYENTENGNTEDVRFESPSSKNKIKPEKNKKDKKGFGLFFFVVILLVLFFFLKPFYILNEGNVAIITKFGAVVKTEKEAGLHFKMPLIHTVNKYTAKLLRLDGDPQKILTLEKQYLKVDTTSRWRIVDVKKFYESLTTYDSAYSRLSDIVDSSVRDIISVNSLADVVRSSNIINESKKTEEFNLENAEVDLGSLKTEKVNFPVIKKGRETLADEILAKANSQLGEFGLEVVDLIFKGIKYSDELENSVFSRMIKERNQIAGTFRSTGDGEKLKILGELENEKRTILSQAYAESERIKGDADAKAVAIYAESYGKSPEFYSFWKSMEIYKNSLPETEKVLSTDMEYFQYLYRH
- a CDS encoding ATP-binding protein — encoded protein: MAAGKQLIKENSAYIDILPEWAQELSRKYCSKTANLYFVHGNIRDFLPHQITEYGHNFLFVKIRDYISEVLFGNQDIIVYYDKSGGVSFCTSDMERAYLETMHMTYPDVPPENFLSRDPEEAFSYLERYFVLNFGKNLRIVLIVDYAETIIPADEIGNLDETDRYCLVTLNRWSHEPSFTREDISIIMLTENLTDLNPRLTASPSTIKVRIPLPDAAVRVNFLEHLRRTEEILLAERGLSPERMGALTSGLNLLNLYQLVGESYQDDKPISLDYLATKKREIIENEAGGLLEFIDTDYDLSLVSGHDFVKKRFKIAAKALKAARTDVLPMGYLISGPIGTGKTFIVSAFAGEIGIPMVRLRNFRSQWQGATESNLEKVLNILRAMSPVAVMIDEADVVLGNRTANDISGTSSRVFAQIANFMGNTAYRGKIIWFLITCRPDLIPVDLKRQGRAEEHLALFYPETDAERLDLFETLQRKLRIKLHDVNLNSIIKKIKFDVSGADIEAILVRAKMNATVEGRAMVIQKDLEETIADFIPPSYPYEIELQNLVAAIECTSKEMVPKKYQSMQRSAMSSEIFEIKQLLGEK
- a CDS encoding ribonucleoside triphosphate reductase, translated to MEEKTTNQTVFPEWKSFLGTMEKAKPEILRSVVKRSGEIEAYNRKKIEQAINKAITAVEGSPNDEKAVFLTDKVEEKLKNIMASRYAHSIPAIEEIQDVVELVLIEQQEARLAKAYILYRAKREAVRDAESLMLNINSTMDGYLSQSDWRVKENANVNFSLGGLILHNSGTITANYWLKNIYTPAIAEAHITAAFHIHDLSMFSGYCAGWSLRQLIHEGLGGVPDKITSKPPKHLSTLIQQIVNFLGIMQNEWAGAQAFSSFDTYLAPFVKKDKMSEANVKQCLQSFVYGVNTPSRWGSQAPFTNITLDWVCPPDLANQKAVVGGETQDFTYGDCQKEMDMINKLFIELMLEGDAAGRGFQYPIPTYNITSDFDWSSPNAKLLFEMTARYGTPYFQNFINSDLNPGDVRSMCCRLQLDKRELRKRGGGLFGSDEFTGSIGVVTINMPQIGYLSKTEKDYFDRLDYLMDIAKQSLEIKRKVIEKLLEGGLFPYTKRYLHHLNNHFSTIGICGMNESCLNFLGEDIVSPRGKAFAEKVLTYMRNRLADFQEETGSLFNLEATPAESTSYRLARHDKNQFPDIISSGDAEPYYTNSSQLPVAYTTDVFEALDHQESLQRKYTGGTVFHIFLGESIKDWESCRDLVKAVANNYRIPYFSISPTFSICPVHGYLEGEHFECPYCKREKQAKLELKLAELEKEKAEVLSVSSKI
- the hflK gene encoding FtsH protease activity modulator HflK translates to MKQKKVDPSKMLGALRTVIILVVIALIAFSGIKVIPTTDNGVVTRFGKYTNTLSPGLNFVIPFVDRVYKVPVKTVQKEEFGFRTSKAGERSEYQNSMLNESSMLTGDLNIINVEWVIQYKIVDPKAWLFNVDEDQRNKTVRDVSKSVVNSLVGDRAIMDIISLDRDSIAVLAQEKMNEKYKQIGLGISVSSVQLQNIVPPHEVQAAFEDVNIAIQDMNRLINEGKEAYNKEIPKAKGEAQKMIEEARGYASERINKAKGDVARFNAVYSEYVKAPDITRRRLYLETLDAIFKNNENVTLIDKNLKNFLPLKELNKGGN
- a CDS encoding periplasmic-type flagellar collar protein FlbB; translation: MRRSGTIGRIIVLLILIVLLVFGGLLWFDYLGLISSRSLFSPIYSFFGLKTPEGIAPLDSDEMANLENDRYEKRLMALELRSQELDKREEDVQTQENENKQVAEELDDRRLAIEEKEKNYNLLVVERDAREANIIQIAKYINGMPPEKAVSNLIAMDDQDIIDVLRAVEKIAAEEGKNSSVAYWFSLMPASRAAEIQRKMANKPVTFP
- a CDS encoding FecR family protein, whose protein sequence is MKKVFLIISLVCFMLTPLLAISGEVVAVKGKAEIKQGGKWIPARAGNKITSGLMISTGFKSELTLKIDGSVITVKPMTRLTIEEIAEKNETVSSEVYLNVGSVKADVKPASTKKVEFKVKTPVATASVRGTSGEIGSDGLLIGTSGIWSYVNNDGIETRVNIGDSVIISDTGMVTPAQNIKANEVLPASVATLAEAEANSPTLTNQSPGIEDAINTAASVSTLSLSIGWKD
- a CDS encoding MBOAT family O-acyltransferase, with translation MFFPTISFAVFFLSVFFLYWYIFRQEKERKILLTAASYFFYAMWDWRFCILLFVFTLINYFYGFLLDKEKNYAPRKAIVIIICIIDILYLGFFKYLYTLLSYLNQFFPDMFVNSTLLTLRSWSLLVPVGISYYTFRCMSYVFDIYLCKIRHVKSFWDFLLYVSFFPQLSSGPIVQAEYFFKDLPRALNCDNEKGAKPIAFDRAIVFLISGLYKKMIISNFLTILVTDKIFANPSFYNTWELIFGLLCYTIIIYADFSGYSDMAIGIGILLGFNTPANFNRPYVSKSITEFWRRWHISFSSWLRDYLYFGLGGSRFGLARALFALFFTMLIAGLWHGASWTFLIWGAMQGTMLCIEKIFSEIKERKAIGEEILDEEKDAKKSFDFLRIIPVFIFVNISWLVFFSPSLSELSLYLRSLGNISQPFQIISPFILLIFFAGLSLQLPSESLRKKAFTIYSRLPMIVKVVTTVSFLAALYAVSTSGIPPFIYFAF
- the nrdR gene encoding transcriptional regulator NrdR gives rise to the protein MRCPHCGNCDDKVMESRTLAQGDCIRRRRECLACGYRFTSYEHIEEKPFMVIKKDGRREPFDRKKLEKGIERALEKRPVSLNSIENIVTEIEDQAVLNSGLNKEIETTVLGEMVLSHLYSIDKVAYIRFASVYKQFSNLDEFVNEVKKVRK